The following is a genomic window from Rubrobacter aplysinae.
CGCTTTTCTCAGCCTGGCTCTTTGCGGGGACCGTCTTTGCGGGAGCCGTCTTTACAGATGCCACGGGAACAGTCTCCGCCACCGCCGCCGTGGCGAGCGACTCGGGGGTGGCTATGGCGGCGCGGGGCATGAGCCGGTTGGCGCCGAGGTTCTGCGCCAGGGTCACCGCGTTGGATGTAACCCAGTACACGAAGAGCCCGGCCGGGAATCTCGCGATAAACACGGTAAACACGAGCGGCATGAGACGCATCATCCGGCGTTGGCCGGCAGGGACTCCCCTGGAGGAGAGCTCGAAGGAGGCCAGCATCAGGCAGGCCGAGAGCGCGGGCAGCAGGAAGTAAGGGTCCGGGCTGGTGAGGTCCGTAAACCACAATAGGCCGCCGTGGGCGAAGCTCGGCAGGTGCTCGTTGTGGTCCCGGATCACGTGATACATCGTGATGAACACCGGCATCTGCACTAGCAGCGGCAGGAACCCGGCCATCGGGTTGACGCCGTGCTCCCGGTACAGCTCCGCCAGAGCCCGCTGCTGCTCGCCCGAGTCCTTGTGGCGGGACTTTATCTCCTGCATCTCCGGCCTGAGGCTCTGCATCGAGCGCGCGTTCCTTACCTGCTTCACCGTGAGCGGCAAGAGCACCGTGCGCACCACGAGGGTAAGCGCCACGATGCTCAACCACCACGGGGCACCGGATTCGTGGAGCAGCTCCAGCGCCCCGCCGAGCGCGTGGGTCAGCGGGGCGAAGAGCCTCCCCAGTAGATCCAGCACCGGCTAGTC
Proteins encoded in this region:
- a CDS encoding YidC/Oxa1 family membrane protein insertase, with the protein product MLDLLGRLFAPLTHALGGALELLHESGAPWWLSIVALTLVVRTVLLPLTVKQVRNARSMQSLRPEMQEIKSRHKDSGEQQRALAELYREHGVNPMAGFLPLLVQMPVFITMYHVIRDHNEHLPSFAHGGLLWFTDLTSPDPYFLLPALSACLMLASFELSSRGVPAGQRRMMRLMPLVFTVFIARFPAGLFVYWVTSNAVTLAQNLGANRLMPRAAIATPESLATAAVAETVPVASVKTAPAKTVPAKSQAEKSAKRRRRKRKKRH